In a genomic window of Penaeus vannamei isolate JL-2024 chromosome 10, ASM4276789v1, whole genome shotgun sequence:
- the LOC138863054 gene encoding uncharacterized protein, with the protein MPPAPPRLAQPRPRLLPEVPSAPPKEPNLGLFGVFQKSLPSAQRVASGLHVRRRRRRDRSLAPMQSPPPPDAAAGARAPRGQVALEDQLHGLHGSRACRYFIKQVVSHADF; encoded by the exons ATGCCACCAGCCCCGCCCCGGCTTGCACAACCCAGGCCCCGGCTCCTCCCGGAGGTGCCCTCGGCGCCGCCAAAAGAGCCAAACCTCGGATTGTTTGGGGTGTTTCAGAAGAGTTTGCCAAGTGCCCAGAGAGTTGCCTCAGGTCTCCATGTTAGGAGGAGGCGGAGACGGGATCGCTCGCTCGCCCCAATGCAGTCGCCGCCGCCTCCGGACGCGGCGGCCGGCGCGCGGGCGCCTCGAGGGCAGGTCGCCCTCGAGGACCAGCTCCATGGACTACATG GTTCTCGGGCGTGCAGGTACTTCATAAAACAAGTGGTGTCGCATGCAGACTTCTAA
- the MED28 gene encoding mediator of RNA polymerase II transcription subunit 28 translates to MAATPTPGNLLDEFEEAFQNCMAPLTKEDNFNAVNQEELRTNAEVNGLRFLDLARQMEAFFLQKRYLLSVQKPELILLEDIIEMRNELARKEELLKKHGDKLNEWQGLLSSMQSRLGTSPSIGPRPPGPSGPTMHPGMMGAPSGSHNSVPMPGLSPVGSSMGPSTMGSSTMGPSGPSMPHNMNPGMGMPQSSMMQMGGGGGSMGPGPGMGGIGGMNQGGYQGGPGGAVYPGNMGQPPQGGPPGGLQGPLAYLEKTTTNIGMPEPRR, encoded by the exons aaCTGCATGGCTCCTCTCACTAAAGAAGATAACTTTAATGCTGTAAATCAAGAAGAATTACGAACAAATGCAGAAGTGAATGGTCTGCGATTCCTAGACTTGGCTAGACAAATGGAGGCTTTTTTCTTGCAAAAGCGATACTTGTTGTCAGTACAGAAGCCAGAGCTTATTCTGTTGGAG GATATTATTGAAATGCGCAACGAACTAGCCCGAAAGGAAGAGCTCCTCAAGAAGCATGGAGATAAGTTAAATGAGTGGCAGGGATTGCTGTCATCTATGCAGTCACGCCTTGGCACCTCACCCTCCATAGGGCCACGGCCACCTGGTCCCTCAGGGCCCACCATGCACCCAGGAATGATGGGGGCTCCCAGTGGGTCACATAATTCTGTTCCTATGCCTGGCCTCAGCCCTGTAGGAAGCAGTATGGGGCCCTCCACCATGGGATCCTCCACAATGGGGCCAAGTGGTCCTTCTATGCCTCACAATATGAACCCTGGGATGGGCATGCCACAGTCTTCCATGATGCAA atgggtggtggaggagggagcatGGGCCCGGGTCCTGGCATGGGGGGCATAGGTGGCATGAATCAGGGAGGCTACCAGGGGGGTCCTGGCGGGGCTGTCTACCCTGGCAACATGGGGCAGCCACCACAGGGGGGGCCCCCGGGTGGCCTTCAGGGACCTCTAGCTTACCTTGAGAAAACCACAACTAATATAGGAATGCCAGAGCCCAGACGCTAA